The following coding sequences are from one Geodermatophilus normandii window:
- a CDS encoding glucose-6-phosphate dehydrogenase yields the protein MADLPPTVFVLFGATGDLAARMVLPAFDVLHRRGLLPDEWRLVGSGRGDRSDDDFRDLVRDALAEHGDGEPADGLPERLRFAGGGFAPDDPGQLADAVAAAREELGEDAQLVHYLAVPPGAFEGITRALDAHGLAKGARVVFEKPYGTSPDGFRELDELVHSVLDEDQVFRIDHFLGKEGTQDLHVLRFANGLFESVWSREHVAQVQVDVPETLDVADRAEFYDATGATLDMLVTHLFQVAAEVAMEPPVSLTPGDLQEAREAVLAAFRPLAPEDVVLGQFTGYRDLDDVADDSTTDTFVAARLWVDTDRWRGVPFLLRTGKRMADSQQRVTLVMRRPEGPVGTLPGGGNTVSLSLSGAGALDLGLVAKRPGPGLELAVAGTSLDLAAVPGGDPLPPYASLLLDVLTGDRSLFTTSAGLEHAWRAVRPVLEDRPEVRPYEPGSWGPEEATALADPCGWAVGSGG from the coding sequence ATGGCCGACCTGCCCCCGACCGTCTTCGTCCTCTTCGGCGCCACCGGCGACCTCGCCGCGCGCATGGTCCTGCCAGCCTTCGACGTCCTGCACCGCCGTGGGCTGCTGCCCGACGAGTGGCGCCTGGTCGGCAGCGGGCGCGGCGACCGCTCCGACGACGACTTCCGCGACCTGGTCCGCGACGCCCTGGCCGAGCACGGCGACGGCGAGCCGGCCGACGGCCTGCCCGAGCGGCTGCGCTTCGCCGGCGGCGGGTTCGCCCCCGACGACCCCGGGCAGCTGGCCGACGCCGTGGCGGCCGCCCGCGAGGAGCTCGGGGAGGACGCCCAGCTCGTGCACTACCTCGCCGTCCCGCCGGGCGCCTTCGAGGGGATCACCCGGGCGCTGGACGCGCACGGCCTGGCCAAGGGCGCCCGCGTCGTCTTCGAGAAGCCCTACGGCACCTCCCCCGACGGCTTCCGCGAGCTCGACGAGCTGGTGCACTCGGTGCTCGACGAGGACCAGGTCTTCCGCATCGACCACTTCCTCGGCAAGGAGGGCACGCAGGACCTGCACGTGCTGCGGTTCGCCAACGGCCTGTTCGAGTCGGTGTGGAGCCGCGAGCACGTGGCGCAGGTGCAGGTCGACGTCCCCGAGACCCTCGACGTCGCCGACCGTGCCGAGTTCTACGACGCCACCGGGGCCACCCTCGACATGCTGGTCACCCACCTGTTCCAGGTGGCCGCCGAGGTCGCGATGGAGCCGCCGGTGTCCCTCACGCCCGGCGACCTGCAGGAGGCGCGCGAGGCGGTGCTCGCGGCGTTCCGGCCGCTGGCCCCCGAGGACGTCGTCCTCGGGCAGTTCACCGGCTACCGCGACCTCGACGACGTCGCCGACGACAGCACGACCGACACCTTCGTGGCCGCGCGGCTGTGGGTCGACACCGACCGGTGGCGCGGCGTGCCGTTCCTGCTGCGGACCGGCAAGCGGATGGCCGACAGCCAGCAGCGGGTCACGCTGGTGATGCGCCGTCCCGAGGGCCCGGTCGGCACGCTGCCAGGCGGGGGCAACACCGTCTCGCTGTCGCTGTCGGGTGCCGGCGCGCTCGACCTCGGGCTGGTGGCCAAGCGCCCGGGCCCGGGCCTGGAGCTCGCGGTCGCCGGGACCTCGCTGGACCTGGCCGCCGTCCCGGGCGGGGACCCGCTGCCGCCCTACGCCTCGCTGCTGCTCGACGTGCTGACCGGCGACCGGTCGCTGTTCACCACCAGCGCGGGTCTCGAGCACGCCTGGCGGGCCGTGCGGCCGGTGCTCGAGGACCGTCCGGAGGTGCGCCCCTACGAGCCCGGCTCGTGGGGCCCGGAGGAGGCGACGGCGCTGGCCGACCCGTGCGGCTGGGCCGTGGGGTCGGGCGGCTGA
- a CDS encoding ArgE/DapE family deacylase — MPDPTSAEAAVLDAVDEAAAVGLLCRLVAVPSVGGTAAESEVQALVAGELDALGCDVDRWAIDLEAAATAPDAPGQEVAREEAWGVVGTLPGADDGDPALVLCGHTDVVPPGDRASWAGDPFTPRLDGGAVHGRGTCDMKGGLVSALAALAAVRAAGVRLRRPVALHAVVGEEDGGLGAWATLARGHRGDACVIPEPTAGAVVTAAAGALTFRLEVTGAAAHAAMRDRGVSAVELFADLHADLRAFEAERQRDADPRFAGERYPFGLSIGTVRAGDWASTVPDRLVAEGRYGVRLGEPVEVARAAFEARVAASCAAHPWLAAHPVRVTWTGGAFASGQLPPAHGLLGQVRDAVVDAGGPPPPERAVPAGTDLRLYAAAGIPALHLGPGDLHLAHGPAERVPVAEVTAVARALALLVLRRCGVA; from the coding sequence GTGCCCGACCCGACCTCCGCCGAGGCCGCCGTCCTCGACGCCGTGGACGAGGCCGCCGCGGTCGGCCTGCTGTGCCGGCTGGTCGCCGTCCCCTCCGTGGGCGGCACCGCGGCCGAGAGCGAGGTGCAGGCCCTGGTCGCCGGCGAGCTCGACGCGCTGGGCTGCGACGTCGACCGCTGGGCCATCGACCTCGAGGCCGCCGCCACGGCACCGGACGCGCCCGGTCAGGAGGTCGCGCGCGAGGAGGCGTGGGGCGTCGTCGGCACGCTGCCCGGCGCCGATGACGGCGACCCCGCGCTGGTGCTCTGCGGGCACACCGACGTCGTCCCTCCCGGCGACCGCGCCTCGTGGGCCGGCGACCCGTTCACCCCTCGGCTCGACGGCGGCGCCGTGCACGGCCGCGGCACCTGCGACATGAAGGGCGGGCTGGTCTCGGCGCTCGCCGCGCTGGCCGCCGTGCGCGCCGCGGGGGTGCGCCTGCGCCGGCCGGTGGCGCTGCACGCCGTCGTCGGTGAGGAGGACGGCGGGCTCGGCGCCTGGGCGACCCTGGCCCGCGGGCACCGCGGCGACGCCTGCGTCATCCCCGAGCCCACCGCCGGCGCCGTCGTCACCGCGGCCGCGGGCGCGCTCACCTTCCGGCTCGAGGTGACCGGCGCGGCCGCGCACGCCGCGATGCGCGACCGCGGGGTGAGCGCCGTCGAGCTGTTCGCCGACCTCCACGCGGACCTGCGCGCGTTCGAGGCCGAGCGGCAGCGCGACGCCGACCCCCGCTTCGCCGGCGAGCGGTACCCGTTCGGGCTGTCGATCGGCACGGTGCGCGCCGGCGACTGGGCGTCGACCGTGCCCGACCGGCTGGTGGCCGAGGGCCGCTACGGCGTGCGGCTGGGCGAGCCGGTCGAGGTGGCCCGCGCGGCGTTCGAGGCCCGGGTCGCCGCGTCCTGCGCCGCGCACCCGTGGCTGGCCGCGCACCCGGTGCGGGTCACCTGGACCGGCGGCGCCTTCGCCAGCGGCCAGCTGCCGCCGGCGCACGGGCTGCTCGGCCAGGTGCGCGACGCCGTCGTCGACGCGGGCGGGCCGCCCCCGCCGGAACGCGCCGTCCCCGCCGGCACCGACCTGCGCCTCTACGCCGCCGCCGGCATCCCGGCGCTGCACCTGGGCCCGGGCGACCTGCACCTGGCGCACGGCCCGGCCGAGCGGGTGCCGGTGGCCGAGGTGACCGCCGTGGCCCGCGCGCTGGCGCTGCTGGTCCTGCGCCGCTGCGGGGTCGCGTGA
- a CDS encoding phospholipid scramblase-related protein: MTQPSPPPGWYPDPAGGGGSRWWDGRTWTEHVRQPPAPQPVPAQARPVQQHHGSHQQYGSRQQHGAQRYGATPRRSVLHDQPVLLVDQRTKLVELTNEYAVLDANGVQVGAVVEVGQSTAKKVVRFVSSLDQYLTHRLEVRDAYGPVLVLTRPAKLVRSRVVVETPEGAPVGEIVQATVFGRIRFDLVVDGQPAGAIQAENWRAWDFSVTDSLGTEVARITKTWEGLARTLFTTADRYVVRVHARLPEPLASLVLASALTVDTALKQDARGLG; encoded by the coding sequence GTGACGCAGCCCTCCCCGCCGCCCGGCTGGTACCCCGACCCCGCCGGCGGCGGCGGTTCGCGCTGGTGGGACGGCCGGACCTGGACCGAGCACGTGCGGCAGCCGCCCGCCCCGCAGCCCGTCCCCGCGCAGGCCCGGCCGGTCCAGCAGCACCACGGGAGCCACCAGCAGTACGGGAGCCGGCAGCAGCACGGCGCCCAGCGGTACGGCGCCACCCCGCGGCGCTCGGTCCTGCACGACCAGCCCGTCCTGCTGGTCGACCAGAGGACCAAGCTCGTCGAGCTCACCAACGAGTACGCCGTCCTCGACGCGAACGGGGTGCAGGTCGGCGCGGTCGTCGAGGTGGGGCAGTCGACGGCCAAGAAGGTCGTCCGGTTCGTCAGCAGCCTCGACCAGTACCTCACCCACCGCCTCGAGGTGCGCGACGCCTACGGGCCGGTCCTCGTGCTCACCCGCCCGGCCAAGCTGGTCAGGTCACGGGTCGTCGTCGAGACGCCCGAGGGGGCGCCGGTGGGGGAGATCGTCCAGGCCACCGTCTTCGGCCGGATCCGCTTCGACCTCGTCGTCGACGGGCAGCCGGCCGGCGCGATCCAGGCGGAGAACTGGCGGGCCTGGGACTTCTCGGTCACCGACTCCCTCGGCACCGAGGTCGCCCGGATCACCAAGACGTGGGAGGGCCTGGCGCGGACGCTGTTCACCACGGCCGACCGCTACGTCGTCCGGGTTCACGCGCGGCTGCCCGAGCCGCTGGCGAGCCTGGTGCTGGCCTCGGCGCTGACCGTCGACACGGCGCTCAAGCAGGACGCGCGCGGCCTCGGATAG